ATGGCGACCCTCGTGCATCCGCATCCGCTGTACTTCGAGCGTTGGTTCGAGGTCTCGCTCGACCGGAAGGAGCTCGATGGCCGTCGCGCGCTGGAAATCGCCGACCTGGCGAAGCGGCATAAATATCTTTCGACGCAGGAATTCGGCGGCCGATTGTTGGCCTTGCGCTGGATGCTCGAAGGCCCGGCGGAGTCGTTGTCGAAGCTTGCCGTGATTCAGCGGCAATCGTTTCTCACGCAGTTCCCGGCCTACGAGAAGCTCTCGCAACACGCACGTTCGATTCGTGCCGAGCTTGGGCAATTGCCGATCGTCGCCGAAGATTCCGCCGCGTTGAGAAAGCAAACGCTGAAACTCGCCGAGCTCGATAAAGCCAATCGCGATCTCGAGCTGATGTTGAAGGTCATGGCGGTTCGACGGATGCCGAGCGAGATCGTCTTCCCTCCTGTTCGCACAACCGAGGAGACGCAAAAAGCCCTGCCAGACAAACACGCTTTGCTTACGTTCTTCGTCGGCTCACGAAGCACGTTCGGCTTCTTGATGACCAACGACAAATTCGGCTATTGGCCGATCACGAGCGCCGTCGAAGTGCAAAAGAAGCTCATTGCGGTGCTGCAAGGCTTCGGCAACTACGATGAAAATAAGGTGCTGCACAAAGTCGACTTAGACAACACCGCGTGGCAGCAACCGTCGCAAGAGCTGTTCGACTTGCTGACGAAAGATTCCAAAGCCGGTCTTCCGTACGGCTTTACCGAGTTGGCGATCGTGCCGGATGCGGGCCTGTGGTATGTGCCGTTCGAGGCGCTCTATGTCTCGTCGGAAGGGAAGACGCCGAAGCCGCTGCTGGAACAGTTGCGCATTCGTTACGCTCCGACGATGGGGCTTGCCGTCGGCGATACTCGGCTCCGCCTCGACAAAGGGAAAGCGCTCGTGAGCCTCGGAAAGCTTTATCCGGGAGACGACGACGCGGTCGCGGAAACGGCGTTCGCCGAGTTCTCGCGCGCGGTCCCGCTTTCGGAATCGATTCGCGTGAAAGCGAAGTTGATGTCGTCGCCGTCGCTGTATGCAGGCCTGGCCGATCGGATGATTACGTTCGCCGATATCGTGCCGAGCCCCAATGGTCCGCTCGGAGCGGCTCCGATGACGGGAGATAAAAACTCGATCGGCGGCACGCTCGGCGATTGGGTTCGCCTGCCGTGGCAAGGACCGGAGCAGATCGCGCTGCCGGGCTTCCATTCCGCGGCCGAGAATTCGCTAAAGAAAGCGTCGCCTCTCGATTACGGCAACGACCTGTTCCTGACCGTGACGAATCTCATGGCGAGCGGCGCGCGCACGATTCTGATCAGCCGCTGGCGGCCCGGTGGGCGCACGGCGTTCGATCTCGTGCGCGAGTTTATGCAGGAGCTTCCGTACGTTTCGGCGACGAAGGCTTGGCAACGGGCCGTGGCGCTCTCGATGCGATCGCCGATCGCGCTCGATGCGGAACCGCGCGTCCGTCTGGAGTCTGCGGAATCCCCCCCCGACGCTCGGCATCCGTTCTTTTGGGCCGCCTATATGATCGTCGATACGGGGACCGAACCGGCCGTGTCGGCCGACGATGCGGCGAAAGAAGTGCTGAAGATCGTTCCTAAGAAAGCGGAACCGGCGGCTCCCGCGAAGCCGTAGGGTAATCGTTGGAGAAGCTTCTCGGCGGCGTTGGGTTGAGAAAGCGTCGTGGGAACCTGAACGAAAAAAAGCCGACCTCGCCGAGAGGTCGGCTTATCTCGTTGTGGCCCTGTCTGGTGTCGGCAGCCGATCGCGTCGGAGGATTCGTCGCGGCTTAGTGCCGCAACTCAGTGTCGCGGCTTTAGTAGCGACGGTATCCGCCACCGCCGCCTCCTCCGCCCCCTCCACCACCGCCGCGCGGACTGTTCTCGCGCGGCTTAGCTTCATTCACGGTCAACGGCCGGCCGTTCGCTTCCTTTTCGTTGAGGCCGGCGATCGCGGCTTGCGCTTCCGCATCGGTCGACATTTCGACGAAAGCGAACCCTTTGCTACGGCCGGTGTCGCGGTCTTGGATTACCTGAGCACTCGTCACCTTACCGAAGGCACCGAACATCGATTCCAAGTCCGCTTTCGTCGTGCTGTACGGTAAATTTCCGACATACAATCGCTTGCCCATACGATCTTCTCCTGCAACCTACGCTTCGGTTCGAGCTGCGCGTGATCGAACCGAGTTCGAATGACGACAGGCCGGCGCTTCGACCGGAAGGTGCGAGAAGTGAGCGAACGAATACCGGCGCTCGTCGCGCGGCGACGAAGCAAGCGGAAACGTCGAACTCCAGCGAACCCGCCGCTCGAAGTATAGCGAAGGTCGAAATCGTCGTTCAACGCCGATCGGCGAAAAAAACGGGGGATTCCCCATTGTCGCCGGGGGGCGAGAGAAGGCTCAAGGCGAACGCTCGGCAAGCGTGGCCGTAGAGCGGGCGCGAGCGATGCGAAGCGTGCTTCCCGCAGGAGTTGCGTTCAGGATGGGCGGCAACATCCCGCGGGAAGCACGACGATTCGCAGACGAGCGAATGCGGTTTTCACGCAGTTCGCTCGGAACATGGAATCAGGTTTCGGGTAGCCGACCGGATTATTGTCGACGGCGCCGAAACTCCGATTGCGAAGTTCTTAGCCCGGAGCGGGCAAATACGTTTCGCCGCCGGGTGCGGCCGACATGGCCGGGCCGGGAGCATAAGGACTTGCCGAGGGGCAGGTGTCGCACTGAGGACCGCGATGCAACAATCGGTTGCAACCGCAGCCCGGTGCCGTCACCGTCGCGAACGCTACAATCGCTAACAACATTAGCCGTTTCATGGCTCATACCTCCGAAAAAGATGTCGACTCGCGAACGGTGCCGCGGGGTCGAGCAACCATACAGCGCCGTCTACGTTGTGCAAATGAAACGGGCACGAATTCGAAAAACAACGCTGTCGTATTTTCTCCACACTTCTTTCGACCTGAGCGAAAACAACGCGCATAATAAGTAAGAGGGAGTTTGCGGCTTCGCATGTGCGAACCGGCCGAACGAGGAACGCGATATTCGTTTCGAGTGCCTCGTATGCTCCGCGAGCGTTGCAAGGATGGAACTTCGATGTTGAGCGACCGAGGGAACCACGGCGGAACTGCGGCGACGGCCGCTGCGCCGCGCTGCGTCGAGCATTCGCTCCGCCGGTGGTGGTTCCTCGCGTTCGCCTGCGTGCTCTCGTTTCCAGGCGTTGCCTTGCGCGGCGACGAACCGACGACGAAGGTCGTCGCAGCCGCGGTCGATGCGGAACTCTCCCCGATCGAACTCGCCGAAGCCGCGGCGAATGAAGAAGCGGCTGCGTTCTCCGGCTCTCCGCAAACGATCGGCTATGACGAAGCAGCGTCACTTTCCGCGCCTTCCATCGCCGGCACCGAGGCCGTGCTCGCCTCCGACACGGTTGCCCCGGCCGATGAGCTGTGGTTCGTCTCCGCACGTCGGGCACGTTGCGTCGATGGCGAAGCGGTCGGGCTCGACTATTGGAAGTACGACTCCGCTGGGCGTTGGCGAACCGCGACGTTGGAAGAATTCACGGCGGCCGACTCGAAGGTTCCGACCTGCTTTCACGTCCATGGCAATCGTGTCAGCGTGTGCGAGGCCAACTTCGGAGGTTGGAAATACTATTCGACCTTCACCGGCGGATGTCGCG
This region of Planctomycetia bacterium genomic DNA includes:
- a CDS encoding CHAT domain-containing protein: MATLVHPHPLYFERWFEVSLDRKELDGRRALEIADLAKRHKYLSTQEFGGRLLALRWMLEGPAESLSKLAVIQRQSFLTQFPAYEKLSQHARSIRAELGQLPIVAEDSAALRKQTLKLAELDKANRDLELMLKVMAVRRMPSEIVFPPVRTTEETQKALPDKHALLTFFVGSRSTFGFLMTNDKFGYWPITSAVEVQKKLIAVLQGFGNYDENKVLHKVDLDNTAWQQPSQELFDLLTKDSKAGLPYGFTELAIVPDAGLWYVPFEALYVSSEGKTPKPLLEQLRIRYAPTMGLAVGDTRLRLDKGKALVSLGKLYPGDDDAVAETAFAEFSRAVPLSESIRVKAKLMSSPSLYAGLADRMITFADIVPSPNGPLGAAPMTGDKNSIGGTLGDWVRLPWQGPEQIALPGFHSAAENSLKKASPLDYGNDLFLTVTNLMASGARTILISRWRPGGRTAFDLVREFMQELPYVSATKAWQRAVALSMRSPIALDAEPRVRLESAESPPDARHPFFWAAYMIVDTGTEPAVSADDAAKEVLKIVPKKAEPAAPAKP
- a CDS encoding RNA-binding protein: MGKRLYVGNLPYSTTKADLESMFGAFGKVTSAQVIQDRDTGRSKGFAFVEMSTDAEAQAAIAGLNEKEANGRPLTVNEAKPRENSPRGGGGGGGGGGGGGYRRY